Proteins found in one Hypericibacter terrae genomic segment:
- a CDS encoding acyl-CoA dehydrogenase, with the protein MTAAGATHKSASAKSHRPEFQWEDPLFFDEQLTEEERLIRDTARTYCQEKLMPRVLEANRHERFDREIMNELGALGLLGSTIEGYGCAGVNYVSYGLVAREVERVDSGYRSAMSVQSSLVMHPIHAYGTEAQRQKYLPRLATGEMVGCFGLTEPDAGSDPGSMRTRAKKVDGGFVLKGAKMWITNSPIADVMVVWAKDDSGQIRGYVLERGMKGLTTPKIEGKFSLRASVTGEIVMADVFVPEENLLPNVSGLKGPFGCLNNARYGIGWGALGAAEFCWHAARNYTLNRQQFGRPLAANQLIQKKLADMQTEITLALQACLRVGRLKDEGKAAPEMISLIKRNSCGKALDIARTARDMHGGNGISDEFHVIRHVMNLEAVNTYEGTHDVHALILGRAQTGIQAFSA; encoded by the coding sequence ATGACCGCCGCTGGCGCCACGCACAAATCCGCTTCCGCCAAGTCCCACCGTCCCGAATTCCAGTGGGAGGATCCGCTGTTCTTCGACGAGCAGCTGACCGAGGAGGAGCGGCTCATCCGCGACACCGCCCGCACCTACTGCCAGGAAAAACTCATGCCGCGGGTGCTCGAGGCGAACCGCCATGAGCGCTTCGATCGCGAGATCATGAACGAGCTGGGCGCGCTGGGACTGCTCGGCTCCACCATCGAGGGCTATGGCTGCGCCGGCGTGAATTATGTGAGCTACGGGCTGGTGGCGCGCGAAGTGGAGCGGGTCGATTCCGGCTATCGCTCGGCGATGAGCGTGCAGTCGAGCCTGGTGATGCATCCGATCCACGCCTACGGCACCGAGGCGCAGCGCCAGAAATATCTGCCGCGCCTGGCCACGGGCGAGATGGTCGGCTGCTTCGGCCTGACCGAGCCCGATGCCGGCTCCGATCCCGGCAGCATGCGCACCCGTGCCAAGAAGGTCGACGGCGGCTTCGTGCTCAAGGGCGCCAAGATGTGGATCACCAATTCGCCGATCGCCGACGTGATGGTGGTCTGGGCCAAGGACGACAGCGGCCAGATCCGCGGCTATGTGCTCGAGCGCGGCATGAAGGGACTGACGACGCCGAAGATCGAAGGCAAGTTCTCGCTCCGCGCCTCGGTCACCGGCGAGATCGTCATGGCCGACGTGTTCGTGCCGGAAGAGAACCTCCTGCCCAATGTCAGCGGCCTCAAGGGTCCCTTCGGCTGCCTCAACAACGCGCGCTATGGCATCGGCTGGGGTGCCCTCGGCGCCGCCGAGTTCTGCTGGCATGCGGCCCGCAACTACACGCTCAACCGGCAGCAGTTCGGGCGTCCCCTCGCCGCCAACCAGCTGATCCAGAAGAAGCTCGCCGACATGCAGACCGAGATCACGCTGGCGCTGCAGGCCTGCCTGCGCGTGGGCCGGCTCAAGGACGAGGGCAAGGCGGCGCCCGAGATGATCTCGCTCATCAAGCGCAATTCCTGCGGCAAGGCGCTCGACATCGCCCGCACCGCGCGCGACATGCATGGCGGCAACGGCATCTCGGACGAGTTCCATGTCATTCGCCATGTCATGAACCTCGAGGCTGTCAACACCTATGAGGGAACGCATGACGTGCATGCCCTCATCCTCGGCCGCGCCCAGACCGGCATCCAGGCCTTCAGCGCCTGA
- a CDS encoding branched-chain amino acid ABC transporter permease, with protein MELGSIRRRGGWAALILAPLLAISLPGNARAEAEGTAATHCQDMVRAFDRSPLSVSIETEDKGLGESTAVRIEWKSEKGTDKDGWIVCYFLPRHSDNDAWQIQQLDTSRYGTMSRYDMQQLYKLEHLEDLIPQETEPTAPPTPQAKALYFLQQGINAISLGCVYALIALGFTLVYGITRAINFAFGEVYMMGAYFILLTNAAVLYVLGQTGTGVLLLIFAFGLAVSAAYGWAMERTVFRPLRNAPSTVPLIAAIGLSFVLKESVRLLQGAKTRYLLVDQLQSWPLVTGHGFDLYLSRGHAMVGGATMVILALLWWVNMRTRFGRRQRACAQDPHMARLLGVDVDRTIAITFMIGGTLAGAAGIFAGAQYGVINFHMGTLMGFKALTAALLGGIGSLTGAVIGGLLIALTETFTAALVGAAWKDIAVFIVLVLVLLLRPGGLMATLRSRTADERV; from the coding sequence ATGGAACTGGGAAGCATCAGGCGCAGGGGGGGCTGGGCGGCTCTGATCCTGGCGCCGCTGCTGGCGATCTCGCTACCCGGCAATGCCCGGGCCGAGGCCGAGGGGACGGCCGCGACGCATTGCCAAGACATGGTACGCGCCTTCGACCGCTCGCCGCTTTCGGTCAGCATCGAGACGGAAGACAAGGGGCTCGGCGAGAGCACCGCGGTGCGCATCGAATGGAAGTCGGAGAAGGGCACGGACAAGGACGGCTGGATCGTCTGCTATTTCCTGCCGCGCCATAGCGACAACGACGCCTGGCAGATCCAGCAGCTCGACACCAGCCGCTACGGCACAATGAGCCGGTACGACATGCAGCAGCTCTATAAGCTGGAGCATCTCGAGGATCTGATCCCGCAGGAGACCGAGCCGACCGCGCCGCCGACGCCGCAGGCCAAGGCGCTCTATTTCCTGCAGCAGGGCATCAACGCGATCTCGCTCGGCTGCGTCTATGCGCTGATCGCGCTGGGTTTCACGCTGGTTTACGGCATCACGCGCGCCATCAACTTCGCCTTCGGCGAGGTCTATATGATGGGCGCCTATTTCATCCTTCTGACCAATGCCGCCGTGCTCTATGTGCTGGGCCAGACCGGCACCGGCGTGCTGCTGTTGATCTTCGCCTTCGGGCTGGCGGTCTCGGCGGCCTATGGCTGGGCCATGGAGCGCACGGTGTTCCGGCCCTTGCGCAACGCGCCCTCGACCGTGCCGCTCATCGCCGCCATCGGTCTCTCCTTCGTGCTCAAGGAATCGGTGCGGTTGCTGCAGGGCGCCAAGACCCGCTATCTGCTGGTCGACCAGTTGCAGAGCTGGCCGCTCGTCACCGGCCACGGGTTCGACCTCTATCTCAGCCGGGGCCACGCCATGGTCGGCGGCGCCACCATGGTCATCCTGGCGCTGCTCTGGTGGGTCAACATGCGCACCCGTTTCGGCCGTCGCCAGCGCGCCTGCGCGCAAGACCCGCACATGGCGAGGCTCCTCGGCGTCGATGTCGACCGCACCATCGCCATCACCTTCATGATCGGCGGTACGCTGGCCGGGGCCGCCGGCATCTTCGCCGGCGCCCAGTATGGCGTGATCAATTTCCACATGGGGACCTTGATGGGCTTCAAGGCGCTGACGGCCGCGCTCCTGGGCGGGATCGGGTCGCTCACCGGCGCCGTGATCGGCGGCCTCCTGATCGCGCTCACGGAAACCTTCACCGCGGCCCTGGTGGGCGCGGCCTGGAAGGATATCGCCGTCTTCATCGTCCTGGTGCTTGTGCTCCTGCTGCGCCCGGGCGGGCTGATGGCGACCTTGAGGTCCAGGACGGCCGACGAGCGGGTCTGA
- the rpiB gene encoding ribose 5-phosphate isomerase B, producing the protein MPQETIAIAADHAGFELKELLKAELAAGGYKPLDLGTAGPESVDYPDFADKLAAALKDGLALRGVLICGTGIGISIAANRHRHIRAAVCHDGTSAKLARLHNNANVLALGARLLGPEVAKDCLAAFLATAFEGGERHNRRVGKLS; encoded by the coding sequence ATGCCGCAAGAGACCATCGCCATCGCTGCCGACCATGCGGGATTCGAGCTGAAGGAACTGCTCAAGGCGGAGCTCGCCGCGGGCGGATATAAGCCGCTCGATCTCGGCACGGCCGGCCCGGAATCCGTGGATTATCCCGATTTCGCCGACAAGCTGGCCGCGGCCCTCAAGGACGGCCTTGCGCTCCGCGGCGTGCTCATCTGCGGCACCGGGATCGGCATCTCGATCGCCGCCAATCGCCATCGCCATATCCGCGCCGCGGTCTGCCATGACGGCACCAGCGCCAAGCTCGCCCGCCTCCACAACAACGCCAATGTGCTGGCCCTGGGCGCTCGTCTGCTCGGGCCCGAGGTCGCCAAGGACTGCCTGGCGGCGTTTCTCGCCACGGCCTTCGAGGGCGGCGAGCGACACAACCGGCGCGTCGGCAAATTGTCCTGA
- a CDS encoding CGNR zinc finger domain-containing protein codes for MDSAEEPPSRAGSLALVGGIACLNFANTSSGRGTPRHLEHLRSYDLVLAWAEHAGLLTAAQRRSLSDLAALQPAAAARLLRRALDLREAIYATAEALAHRTPPPADALATLNQELARAMSQARIRPDASGFAWDWRDAEPAFDRPLWPIARSAAELLTSPAHEHVKQCPGAHCGWVFLDLTKNHRRRWCEMEVCGSRAKVRRYRERRRGADAA; via the coding sequence TTGGATTCCGCCGAAGAGCCGCCGAGCCGCGCCGGCAGCCTGGCGCTGGTCGGCGGCATCGCCTGTCTCAACTTCGCCAATACCAGCAGCGGGCGGGGCACGCCGCGCCATCTCGAGCATCTGCGCAGCTATGACCTTGTGCTGGCATGGGCGGAACATGCGGGGCTCTTGACCGCGGCGCAGCGCCGGAGCCTGTCGGATCTCGCGGCCCTGCAGCCGGCTGCGGCCGCGCGCCTGCTGCGCCGGGCGCTGGACTTGCGCGAGGCGATCTATGCGACGGCGGAAGCCCTCGCCCATCGCACGCCGCCGCCGGCCGATGCGTTGGCGACTTTGAATCAAGAGCTCGCCCGGGCGATGAGCCAGGCCAGGATCCGCCCCGACGCTTCCGGTTTCGCCTGGGATTGGCGCGATGCCGAGCCCGCGTTCGACCGGCCGCTCTGGCCGATTGCCCGCTCGGCCGCCGAGCTGCTGACGAGCCCGGCCCATGAGCATGTGAAGCAATGCCCCGGCGCCCATTGCGGCTGGGTCTTCCTCGACCTGACCAAGAACCACCGCCGGCGGTGGTGCGAGATGGAGGTCTGCGGCTCGCGCGCCAAGGTCCGCCGCTACCGCGAACGCCGGCGCGGGGCCGACGCCGCCTGA
- a CDS encoding DUF6867 family protein, whose protein sequence is MEFILGESIPVFIGLTIILFGGASFMMGQALGETWRPAWQNVVYGLLLTVAERLADNFLFAARIIPLSFDDVGPMIGYVSHAVVLILIALTAHRLTQARKMVSQYPWLYARSGLFGWKEIS, encoded by the coding sequence ATGGAATTCATCCTCGGCGAATCCATTCCAGTCTTCATCGGGCTGACGATCATCCTCTTCGGCGGCGCCTCCTTCATGATGGGGCAGGCGCTGGGCGAGACCTGGCGGCCGGCTTGGCAGAATGTCGTCTATGGGTTGCTGCTCACGGTGGCGGAGCGCCTGGCGGACAACTTCCTGTTCGCGGCCCGGATCATTCCCCTGAGCTTCGACGATGTGGGGCCCATGATCGGCTATGTCAGCCATGCCGTCGTGCTGATTTTGATCGCGCTGACGGCCCATCGCCTGACCCAGGCGCGCAAGATGGTCAGCCAGTATCCGTGGCTCTACGCCCGGTCGGGGCTTTTCGGCTGGAAGGAAATCTCCTGA
- a CDS encoding branched-chain amino acid ABC transporter substrate-binding protein, whose translation MRKFALPLLAAAAVAASLSVTPARADDITIGVAGPITGDLAEFGAQLKRGAEKAVADINAAGGVLGKQLKLEVGDDACDPKQAVAVANDLVSKGVVFVAGHFCSGSSIPASAVYHEEGILQITPASTNPKFTEDAAASGWDTLFRTCGRDDQQGSFAGAWLAEHFKGKKIAIVDDKSAYGKGLADLTRDALNKAGTKEVLNESITAGEQDYTALVSKLKDAKADVIYFGGYHPEAALIVKQSREQGLKAPLLSGDSLNTLEFATLAGKAADGTMFTNAAEARNLPSAKTVVEAFRKDGFEPEGYTLATYAAIQVWAEAVKKAGSTDAEKVAAALRSGPWDTVIGKLAFDKKGDLTAATYVWYVFKDGNYAEMK comes from the coding sequence ATGCGTAAATTTGCACTACCGCTGCTGGCGGCCGCGGCCGTCGCGGCGTCGCTTTCGGTGACGCCCGCGCGCGCGGACGATATCACCATCGGTGTGGCCGGCCCGATCACCGGCGACTTGGCGGAGTTCGGCGCGCAGCTGAAGCGCGGCGCCGAGAAGGCGGTGGCGGACATCAACGCCGCGGGCGGCGTGCTGGGCAAGCAGCTGAAGCTCGAGGTCGGCGACGATGCTTGCGATCCGAAGCAGGCGGTTGCGGTCGCGAACGACCTCGTTTCCAAGGGTGTCGTCTTCGTCGCCGGTCACTTCTGCTCCGGTTCCTCGATCCCGGCCTCGGCCGTCTATCATGAGGAAGGCATCCTGCAGATCACGCCGGCCTCGACCAATCCGAAGTTCACCGAAGACGCCGCCGCTTCCGGTTGGGACACACTGTTCCGCACCTGCGGCCGCGACGACCAGCAGGGCTCCTTCGCCGGGGCGTGGCTGGCCGAGCACTTCAAGGGCAAGAAGATTGCGATCGTCGACGACAAGTCGGCCTACGGCAAGGGTCTGGCCGATCTGACCCGTGACGCTCTGAACAAGGCCGGCACCAAGGAAGTCCTCAACGAGAGCATCACCGCGGGCGAGCAGGACTACACGGCGCTCGTCAGCAAGCTCAAGGACGCGAAGGCCGACGTGATCTATTTCGGCGGCTATCACCCCGAGGCCGCGTTGATCGTGAAGCAGTCGCGCGAGCAGGGCCTGAAGGCGCCGCTGCTCTCGGGTGACTCGCTCAACACGCTCGAGTTCGCGACGCTCGCCGGCAAGGCCGCCGACGGCACGATGTTCACCAACGCCGCCGAGGCTCGCAACCTGCCGAGCGCCAAGACGGTCGTCGAAGCGTTCCGCAAGGACGGCTTCGAGCCCGAGGGCTACACCCTCGCCACCTACGCCGCGATCCAGGTCTGGGCCGAGGCGGTGAAGAAGGCCGGCAGCACCGACGCCGAGAAGGTCGCGGCGGCTCTCCGCAGCGGCCCGTGGGACACGGTCATCGGCAAGCTCGCCTTCGACAAGAAGGGCGACCTGACGGCGGCCACCTATGTCTGGTACGTCTTCAAGGACGGCAACTACGCCGAGATGAAGTAG
- the livM gene encoding high-affinity branched-chain amino acid ABC transporter permease LivM produces the protein MAVTTQTPAGPDMPEILKKAALAAVVTFLLACTIVGIETVSSTGQLVFVTRYSEVFIAVLGVFFGSIAISLMRAGHPVPALIGSGIVTAVLVGALLLEESSSLAHMLLPFQSVTVDWGAAIVPAVICIRAAQLALQARNRRRGVAERASVGQQIGVAVRRFLPILAIILIAFAIILPWLPMGASKRKVIDIGTLVLTYIMLGWGLNIVVGLAGLLDLGYVAFYAVGAYSYAMFAVDFGWSFWLCLPIAGMLSASFGLLLGFPVLRLRGDYLAIVTLGFGEMIRIILINWWWVTGGPNGINKVARPSFFGFSFERTAPDGGMTIYDLFSKIFGTEFSYNPYWRIVFLYYLILACALVTNFFTLRIRKLPLGRAWEALREDEIACRALGINPTNTKLTAFACGAMFAGFAGSFFAARQGFVSPESFVFIESAVILAIVVLGGLGSQVGIVLAAGVLIGLPELFRELKDYRMLAFGIGMVLIMIWRPGGLLAHRDPTIRLNPRNAGGGGKP, from the coding sequence ATGGCGGTAACGACCCAAACGCCGGCCGGTCCCGACATGCCGGAAATCCTCAAGAAGGCGGCCCTGGCGGCCGTCGTCACCTTCCTCCTGGCCTGCACGATCGTCGGCATCGAGACCGTGAGCTCGACCGGCCAGCTCGTCTTCGTGACGCGCTATTCCGAGGTCTTCATCGCGGTCCTCGGCGTCTTCTTCGGCTCGATAGCAATCAGCCTGATGCGCGCCGGCCATCCGGTCCCGGCCCTGATCGGGTCGGGCATCGTCACGGCCGTGCTGGTCGGGGCCCTGCTGCTCGAGGAGAGCAGTTCGCTGGCGCATATGCTGCTGCCGTTCCAGTCGGTGACGGTCGATTGGGGCGCGGCGATCGTGCCCGCGGTGATCTGCATCCGCGCGGCGCAGCTTGCCCTGCAGGCGCGCAACCGCAGGCGGGGCGTCGCCGAAAGGGCCTCCGTCGGCCAGCAGATCGGCGTCGCCGTGCGCCGCTTCCTGCCGATCCTCGCGATCATCCTGATCGCCTTCGCGATCATCCTGCCCTGGCTGCCGATGGGCGCTTCGAAGCGCAAGGTCATCGACATCGGCACGCTGGTCCTGACCTACATCATGCTGGGCTGGGGCCTGAACATCGTGGTCGGCCTCGCCGGCCTGCTCGATCTGGGCTATGTCGCGTTCTACGCGGTCGGCGCCTACAGCTACGCCATGTTCGCGGTGGATTTCGGCTGGAGCTTCTGGCTCTGCCTGCCGATCGCCGGCATGCTCTCGGCCTCGTTCGGCCTGCTGCTGGGCTTCCCGGTCCTGCGCCTGCGCGGCGACTATCTCGCGATCGTGACGCTGGGCTTCGGCGAAATGATCCGCATCATCCTGATCAACTGGTGGTGGGTGACCGGCGGTCCGAACGGCATCAACAAGGTGGCGCGGCCCTCCTTCTTCGGCTTCAGCTTCGAGCGGACCGCGCCCGACGGCGGCATGACGATCTACGACCTGTTCAGCAAGATCTTCGGCACCGAGTTCTCCTATAATCCCTACTGGCGCATCGTCTTCCTCTATTACCTCATCCTCGCCTGTGCCCTCGTCACCAACTTCTTCACTTTGCGAATCCGCAAGTTGCCGCTCGGCCGCGCCTGGGAGGCCTTGCGCGAGGACGAGATCGCCTGTCGCGCGCTCGGCATCAACCCGACCAATACCAAGCTGACGGCATTTGCCTGCGGCGCCATGTTTGCCGGTTTCGCCGGCTCCTTCTTCGCCGCCCGCCAGGGCTTCGTCAGCCCCGAGAGCTTCGTCTTCATCGAATCCGCGGTCATCCTCGCGATCGTGGTGCTGGGCGGTCTCGGCAGTCAGGTCGGTATCGTGCTGGCGGCGGGCGTGCTGATCGGCCTGCCCGAGCTGTTCCGTGAGCTCAAGGATTACCGCATGCTGGCCTTCGGCATCGGCATGGTGCTGATCATGATCTGGCGGCCAGGTGGATTGCTGGCCCATCGCGACCCGACCATCCGCCTGAATCCCAGGAACGCCGGCGGGGGAGGGAAGCCGTGA
- a CDS encoding LysE family translocator — MTALTILLTLAGIWGVIVLTPGPILLMTVRYAVAGRRMTAFQMALGAALADVVWAAGALMGLQALFAAMAWIYDGLRFAGAALLIVIGARMIVASFRTPSMLSLPEKGKGADRAVWRWGFATAIANPKAVVFFSSLFLSLLPAQSSPVLQAAAVATIGIVSLLCDFCVACAFSHPVVQAAYGRARYWIDRVAGAVLILVGLRVAISR; from the coding sequence ATGACAGCCTTGACGATCCTCCTGACCCTTGCCGGGATCTGGGGCGTCATCGTGCTGACGCCGGGTCCGATCCTGTTGATGACCGTGCGCTATGCCGTCGCCGGCCGGCGCATGACGGCGTTCCAGATGGCGCTGGGCGCGGCCTTGGCCGATGTCGTCTGGGCCGCCGGCGCGCTGATGGGATTGCAGGCGCTCTTCGCGGCCATGGCCTGGATTTATGACGGGCTCAGGTTCGCGGGCGCTGCGCTTCTCATCGTCATCGGGGCGCGCATGATCGTCGCGAGTTTCCGAACACCGTCGATGCTGTCATTGCCGGAGAAGGGAAAAGGCGCGGATCGCGCTGTCTGGCGCTGGGGCTTCGCGACCGCGATCGCCAATCCCAAGGCGGTGGTCTTTTTCAGTAGCTTGTTTCTCTCCTTACTGCCGGCCCAATCTTCGCCAGTGCTTCAGGCAGCGGCTGTCGCTACGATCGGTATCGTGTCGCTGCTCTGCGATTTCTGCGTCGCCTGCGCCTTCTCGCATCCGGTCGTGCAGGCAGCCTATGGCCGCGCGCGGTATTGGATCGACCGCGTCGCGGGCGCGGTTCTGATTCTGGTCGGACTGCGCGTGGCGATCTCACGCTGA
- a CDS encoding ABC transporter ATP-binding protein, with amino-acid sequence MLQIRGVHTFYGQIEALKGIDMDVRQGEIVTLIGANGAGKSTLLMTICGTPAAREGQVIFEGQDITKLPTFQIMRLGIAQSPEGRRIFARMTVMENLQMGAITADESKFGEDLERIFTLFPILKKRQSQRGGTLSGGEQQMLAIGRALMSRPRLLLLDEPSLGLAPLIVRQIFEVIRDINRTQGMTVFLVEQNAYHALRLAHRGYVMVNGQITMSGSGRELLANTEVRAAYLEGGH; translated from the coding sequence ATGCTGCAGATCCGTGGCGTCCATACCTTCTACGGCCAGATCGAAGCCCTGAAGGGCATCGACATGGATGTGCGCCAGGGCGAGATCGTGACCCTGATCGGCGCCAACGGCGCCGGCAAATCGACGCTGCTGATGACCATCTGCGGCACGCCGGCGGCGCGCGAAGGCCAGGTCATCTTCGAAGGGCAGGACATCACCAAGCTGCCGACCTTCCAGATCATGCGGCTCGGCATCGCGCAGTCGCCCGAGGGGCGCCGGATTTTCGCGCGCATGACGGTGATGGAGAACCTCCAGATGGGGGCGATCACCGCCGACGAGAGCAAGTTCGGGGAGGATCTCGAGCGCATCTTCACCCTGTTCCCGATCCTGAAGAAGCGCCAGTCGCAGCGCGGGGGCACGCTCTCGGGCGGCGAGCAGCAGATGCTGGCGATCGGCCGCGCGCTCATGAGCCGGCCGCGCCTGCTGTTGCTGGACGAGCCCTCGCTCGGCCTGGCGCCGCTGATCGTGCGCCAGATCTTCGAAGTCATCCGCGACATCAACCGCACCCAGGGCATGACCGTGTTCCTGGTGGAACAGAACGCCTACCATGCCCTGCGTCTCGCCCATCGCGGCTATGTGATGGTCAACGGCCAGATCACCATGTCAGGCAGCGGGCGCGAATTGCTGGCCAATACCGAGGTGCGCGCCGCCTATCTCGAAGGCGGGCATTGA
- a CDS encoding ABC transporter permease subunit translates to MEYFLQQLINGLTLGGVYGLIAIGYTMVYGIIGMINFAHGDIYMIGAFNALICFLVLGYLGITWVPLAILIVLIVAVALTAVYGWTVERVAYRPLRGSTRLAPLISAIGMSIFLQNFVLLLQGARGKPLTPPPISGGFTLMEADGFTVELSYLQITIMLITVGLMTGFTLLITKTSLGRQQRACEQDMKMASLLGVNINRTIATTFIIGAALAAVAGLMVTLYYGVIDFYIGFVAGIKAFTAAVLGGIGSMPGAMLGGLLIGLIEVFWSAYFTVEYKDVAAFTVLVMVLIFRPTGLLGRPEIEKV, encoded by the coding sequence ATGGAATATTTCCTACAGCAGCTGATCAATGGACTCACGCTGGGCGGGGTCTATGGCTTGATCGCGATCGGCTACACGATGGTGTACGGCATCATCGGCATGATCAATTTCGCCCATGGCGACATCTACATGATCGGCGCCTTCAACGCGCTGATCTGCTTCCTGGTCCTGGGCTATCTCGGCATCACCTGGGTGCCCCTGGCGATCCTGATCGTGCTGATCGTCGCGGTGGCGCTGACCGCGGTCTATGGCTGGACCGTCGAGCGCGTCGCCTACCGGCCCTTGCGCGGCTCGACCCGGCTGGCGCCCCTGATCTCGGCGATCGGCATGTCGATCTTCCTGCAGAACTTCGTGCTGCTGCTCCAGGGCGCGCGCGGAAAGCCGCTGACGCCGCCGCCGATCTCCGGCGGTTTCACGCTGATGGAGGCCGACGGCTTCACCGTCGAGCTCAGCTATCTGCAGATCACGATCATGCTCATCACGGTCGGCCTGATGACGGGCTTCACCCTGCTCATCACCAAGACCTCGCTCGGGCGCCAGCAGCGCGCCTGCGAGCAGGACATGAAGATGGCATCGCTCCTGGGCGTCAACATCAACCGCACCATCGCCACCACCTTCATCATCGGCGCGGCGCTCGCCGCCGTTGCCGGCCTGATGGTGACGCTCTATTACGGCGTGATCGATTTCTACATCGGCTTCGTCGCGGGCATCAAAGCCTTCACGGCGGCCGTGCTGGGCGGCATCGGCTCGATGCCGGGCGCCATGCTCGGCGGCCTCCTGATCGGCCTCATCGAGGTGTTCTGGTCCGCTTATTTCACGGTCGAATACAAGGACGTCGCCGCCTTCACCGTGCTGGTCATGGTGCTGATCTTCCGCCCGACGGGCCTGCTGGGCCGGCCGGAAATCGAGAAGGTCTGA
- a CDS encoding cysteine hydrolase family protein produces the protein MTTALVVIDMQMGMLGDTPPPYRSDAILRRIAGLLERARSSGTPVFHVQHDGGPGDSLAKGTPGFAHHPMVAPRAGEPVIEKRHVGTFHDTDFDAQLKRAGIDRLVIAGLQTEYCVDTACRAAVALGYKVALVSDAHSTFDTPVLPAAQIIAHHNKTLGGPFVELVTSDAVAF, from the coding sequence ATGACGACGGCGCTGGTGGTCATCGACATGCAGATGGGCATGCTGGGCGACACGCCGCCGCCCTATCGCAGCGACGCCATCCTGCGGCGGATCGCCGGGCTTCTCGAGCGCGCCCGGTCCTCCGGAACGCCGGTGTTCCATGTCCAGCATGACGGCGGCCCGGGCGACAGCCTCGCCAAGGGAACGCCCGGCTTCGCCCACCACCCGATGGTCGCACCCCGGGCCGGCGAGCCGGTCATCGAGAAGCGCCATGTCGGAACCTTCCACGACACCGACTTCGACGCGCAGCTCAAACGCGCCGGCATCGACCGGCTGGTGATCGCGGGCCTGCAGACGGAGTATTGCGTCGACACCGCCTGCCGCGCCGCGGTCGCGCTTGGCTACAAGGTGGCCCTGGTCTCGGACGCGCACTCGACCTTCGACACGCCGGTCCTGCCGGCCGCCCAGATCATCGCTCACCACAACAAGACCCTCGGCGGCCCCTTCGTCGAGCTCGTGACCAGCGACGCGGTCGCGTTCTGA
- a CDS encoding ABC transporter ATP-binding protein — MRFGGLVAIDDVSFEAKPEQITAIIGPNGAGKTTVFNCLTGFYKPTVGRLTLNAPHGRFLLEQIDGFRIAQRAKVARTFQNIRLFPGMSVLENLIVAQHNKLMRASGFSVAALIGVGGYRRAERRAVELARHWLEKVQLIDRADKPAGSLPYGGQRRLEIARAMCTEPVILCLDEPAAGLNAHESHELNELLLWIRAEYKIGVLLIEHDMSVVMGISDHIVVLDYGRKIADGNPEQIRKDPAVIRAYLGEAEEENLPPEVAADLGLKK, encoded by the coding sequence ATGCGCTTCGGCGGGCTGGTCGCGATCGACGATGTCTCGTTCGAGGCCAAACCCGAGCAGATCACCGCGATCATCGGCCCGAACGGCGCCGGCAAGACCACGGTGTTCAACTGCCTGACCGGGTTCTACAAGCCTACGGTCGGCAGGCTCACGCTCAACGCGCCTCATGGCCGCTTCCTGCTGGAGCAGATCGACGGCTTCCGCATCGCGCAACGCGCCAAGGTCGCGCGGACCTTCCAGAACATCCGGCTCTTCCCCGGCATGTCCGTGCTGGAGAACCTGATTGTCGCGCAGCACAACAAGCTGATGCGCGCCTCGGGCTTCAGTGTCGCCGCCCTGATCGGCGTCGGCGGCTATCGCCGGGCCGAGCGCAGGGCCGTCGAGCTCGCCCGCCATTGGCTCGAGAAGGTGCAGTTGATCGATCGCGCCGACAAGCCGGCGGGAAGCCTGCCCTATGGCGGCCAGCGACGGCTCGAGATCGCGCGCGCCATGTGTACCGAGCCGGTCATCCTGTGTCTCGACGAGCCCGCGGCCGGCCTCAACGCGCATGAATCGCACGAGCTCAACGAACTGCTGCTCTGGATCCGCGCCGAGTACAAGATCGGCGTGCTGCTGATCGAGCATGACATGAGCGTGGTGATGGGGATCTCGGACCACATCGTCGTGCTCGATTACGGCCGCAAGATCGCGGACGGCAATCCGGAGCAGATCCGCAAGGACCCGGCCGTCATCCGCGCCTATCTGGGCGAAGCCGAAGAGGAGAATCTGCCGCCCGAAGTCGCGGCCGATCTCGGGCTGAAGAAATGA